From one Meles meles chromosome 18, mMelMel3.1 paternal haplotype, whole genome shotgun sequence genomic stretch:
- the ZPBP2 gene encoding zona pellucida-binding protein 2 — protein sequence MAPAGWQRSSERTGKGLIYGKPGHPVKIYVKLHHSSPILACMDFKRAKKETVDPTYSWIGPNEKPLTENNQINITKTGKLKIEDFQEALSGLYTCTLSYKTVKAETQEETVVKQRYDFMIFAYREPDYSYQMAVRFTTKSCEGRYNDLLFRVLKKILDNLISDLSCHVVEPSYKCHFVKIPKHGLVHELFIAFQVNPFAPGWKGACNDSADCEDITNHNILQARDRIEEFFRSQAYIYYHDFNKTIPAMHFVDHSFQVVRMDSCRPGFGKNEGLHSNCASCCVVCSPGTFSPDVDVTCQSCVSIRVYGAKSCT from the exons ATGGCGCCAG CTGGATGGCAGCGTTCTTCTGAACGTACCGGGAAAGGCCTTATTTATGGCAAGCCGGGACACCCAG tgaaaatatatgtaaaattacaTCACAGTAGCCCAATCCTTGCCTGTATGGATTTTAAACGTGctaaaaaagaaacagtggaCCCCACCTACTCATGGATTGGGCCTAATGAAAAGCCATTAACAG aaaataatcaaataaatataacTAAAACAGGAAAGCTGAAGATAGAAGATTTTCAGGAGGCTTTGTCTGGACTTTACACATGTACTCTTTCTTATAAGACTGTCAAAGCAGAAACCCAAGAAGAAACGGTAGTAAAGCAGAGATACGACTTTATGATCTTTG CCTATAGGGAACCTGATTATTCATATCAGATGGCTGTACGTTTTACCACAAAGTCTTGTGAAGGAAGATACAATGACCTGCTTTTTAGAGTGCTGAAGAAAATCTTGGATAATTTAATCTCTGATTTGTCATGCCATGTTGTAGAACCATCATATAAATGCCATTTTGTTAAAATTCCAAAACATGGCCTCGTACATGAGCTATTTATAGCCTTtcaag ttAATCCTTTTGCACCAGGCTGGAAAGGTGCATGCAATGATTCTGCTGACTGTGAAGATATCACTAATCATAATATCCTCCAG GCAAGAGATCGGATAGAAGAATTTTTCCGGAGCCAAGCATATATTTACTACCACGACTTTAATAAAACTATACCAGCTATGCATTTTGTGGACCACAGTTTTCAAGTAGTACGTATGGATAGCTGTCGTCCAGGCTTTGGAAAAAATGAAGGTCTACACAGTAATTGCGCTAGCTGTTGCG TGGTTTGTAGTCCTGGGACTTTTAGTCCTGATGTTGATGTTACTTGTCAGAGCTGTGTTTCCATCCGTGTTTATGGAGCTAAATCTTGCACATAA